From a single Planctomicrobium piriforme genomic region:
- the rplT gene encoding 50S ribosomal protein L20 translates to MRVSYGKARRKKKNRIFREAKGNWGGRSRLWRTVQETIIRARAYAFRDRRVRKREFRSLWITRISAACMQRGLRYSQFMHGIERSGILLNRKMLSEIAIREPAIFDEIVAVVKAALPK, encoded by the coding sequence ATGCGTGTTTCATACGGAAAAGCCCGTCGGAAGAAGAAGAACCGGATCTTCCGGGAAGCGAAGGGCAATTGGGGTGGACGCAGCCGTCTGTGGCGGACAGTCCAGGAAACGATCATTCGCGCCCGCGCGTACGCATTTCGCGACCGCCGCGTCCGCAAACGTGAATTCCGCTCGCTGTGGATTACCCGTATCTCTGCCGCCTGCATGCAGCGCGGCCTGCGATACTCGCAGTTCATGCACGGCATCGAGCGCTCTGGCATCCTGCTGAACCGCAAGATGCTGAGCGAGATCGCGATCCGCGAGCCGGCCATCTTCGACGAAATCGTCGCCGTGGTAAAAGCCGCGCTGCCGAAGTAA
- a CDS encoding serine/threonine protein kinase → MNFLRRLFQGSGPAKVDIEKRFRLQNPVGQGTMSKVWKATDTKTGQTVALKILDKEKTKRLEQRFVGLNRPREGVIAISLHHPHVVQTYDHGITTKDEQFLVMEFIEGVGLSSLVDLQGERMTANCLRWCIQLGEALDYVHSQQWIHRDLCPRNIIITMSNQLKLIDFGLMVPNTPPFRKPGNRTGTAMYMAPELVRRLPTDQRIDVFSYAVTCYQMFTKQFPWPAADTMEAVMQHVNMPPKEILLLKPDMNPQVAKAIMRGLEKEPADRWQSVKEMVEALRAAAVVRK, encoded by the coding sequence ATGAACTTTCTGCGTCGACTGTTTCAGGGATCAGGCCCTGCCAAGGTCGATATTGAAAAACGCTTCCGCCTGCAGAATCCCGTCGGACAGGGGACGATGTCCAAGGTCTGGAAGGCGACCGACACCAAGACCGGCCAGACCGTTGCCCTGAAGATCCTCGACAAGGAAAAGACGAAGCGACTGGAGCAGCGGTTCGTCGGCCTCAACCGCCCGCGAGAAGGGGTCATCGCCATCTCGCTGCATCACCCGCATGTCGTGCAGACCTACGACCACGGCATCACGACGAAGGACGAACAGTTCCTGGTGATGGAGTTCATTGAAGGGGTCGGACTCTCGTCGCTGGTCGACCTGCAAGGAGAGCGAATGACCGCGAACTGCCTGCGGTGGTGCATTCAGTTGGGAGAGGCTCTCGACTACGTTCACTCGCAGCAGTGGATTCATCGCGACCTGTGTCCGCGCAACATCATCATCACGATGTCGAACCAGCTCAAGCTGATCGACTTCGGCCTGATGGTTCCCAATACGCCGCCCTTCAGGAAGCCCGGCAACCGGACCGGGACGGCGATGTACATGGCCCCGGAACTGGTCAGACGCCTCCCCACCGATCAACGGATCGACGTCTTCTCTTACGCGGTCACCTGTTACCAGATGTTCACAAAGCAGTTTCCATGGCCTGCGGCGGACACGATGGAAGCAGTGATGCAGCACGTCAACATGCCGCCCAAGGAGATCCTGCTGCTGAAGCCGGACATGAACCCGCAAGTCGCCAAAGCGATCATGCGCGGGCTGGAGAAAGAGCCAGCCGACCGCTGGCAATCGGTGAAAGAGATGGTCGAGGCGCTGCGCGCTGCTGCCGTCGTGCGGAAGTAA
- a CDS encoding histidine phosphatase family protein has protein sequence MARYVIRPGETDFDVQDRIQGDLNLPMTDRGRTQVAEIVEALRGRQLDTIYASPNEPALSTAEQIAKALDIPLKVLDRLSNVNLGLWQGLSRSEIRSKQPRLLRQWEEAPESVCAPQGESGDEAIERVQRALRKLVRRTGSFAVVASEPLATLVTSVLKGEAPRLCGPGKMATQRSRLECLESSETAT, from the coding sequence ATGGCAAGATATGTGATTCGGCCTGGCGAGACGGATTTTGACGTCCAGGATCGTATCCAGGGTGACTTGAACCTGCCGATGACAGATCGGGGGAGAACTCAGGTCGCCGAGATCGTCGAGGCCCTGCGGGGACGACAACTCGACACCATTTACGCCTCACCCAATGAGCCGGCCCTCTCCACGGCCGAGCAGATTGCCAAAGCGCTCGACATTCCTCTGAAGGTGCTTGATCGGCTGTCCAACGTGAACCTCGGCTTGTGGCAAGGTCTGTCACGGTCAGAGATTCGGTCGAAACAGCCGCGCCTGCTCCGCCAGTGGGAAGAAGCGCCGGAGTCGGTCTGCGCGCCACAGGGAGAGTCAGGCGATGAGGCGATCGAACGGGTGCAGAGGGCGCTGCGCAAGCTGGTCCGCCGGACGGGATCGTTCGCCGTGGTGGCGTCCGAACCGCTCGCCACGCTGGTCACCAGCGTGCTGAAAGGGGAAGCCCCGCGCCTGTGCGGTCCCGGCAAGATGGCAACCCAGCGGTCCCGGCTTGAGTGTCTGGAGTCCTCCGAAACCGCCACCTGA
- the rpmI gene encoding 50S ribosomal protein L35, with protein MFSGTAKRWLRDRELIAAGAANLCFQNDLTADSKHPSVGNLQRQCRLAIACEEFPFVGLELPSRFRIHSPLRFFAQTVKKMPKAKTHKGIAKRFKVTGSGKKAKHRAANRGHILGKKTAKRKRQLRGGGIVCGANARMVLEAVRPSL; from the coding sequence TTGTTTTCGGGCACTGCCAAAAGATGGTTACGGGACCGAGAGCTGATTGCAGCAGGTGCAGCTAATCTCTGTTTTCAGAACGACTTAACGGCAGACAGCAAACATCCTTCAGTTGGCAATCTTCAGCGACAATGTCGTCTGGCGATCGCCTGCGAGGAATTTCCTTTCGTCGGGCTGGAACTCCCCAGCCGGTTTCGAATACACTCTCCGCTTCGATTTTTTGCACAGACGGTGAAAAAGATGCCCAAAGCAAAAACACACAAAGGGATTGCCAAACGATTCAAGGTCACGGGCTCCGGCAAAAAAGCCAAGCACCGCGCCGCCAATCGAGGGCACATTCTTGGTAAGAAAACGGCCAAGCGCAAGCGTCAGTTGCGAGGCGGCGGTATCGTTTGCGGAGCGAATGCCCGCATGGTTCTGGAAGCCGTTCGCCCGAGCCTGTAA
- a CDS encoding multiheme c-type cytochrome encodes MILFTGDIHGYLEPCGCTEGQSGGFALRGDLLRQLREEKKWPTTALDVGGTLNDSRVTYPQTLIKFSIILKGLNELGYQGLALGKEELLLGAQQLFTEFTNVSSQPGFHVPFLGSNVTIFGSKELGTPSDTRIIEVGGLKIGVAAVTGMSTRSALENAGVLRDPNELQVQDPRTVLPGMLEKLKAEKPDLLVLLSASDMQESQALAKEFPDFNIVVTSESAEDPRPDPVYIDKTLLVQVGKKGKNAAVVGILPDGKLESTVIELKVDRFKDLPEMVDLMREYQERLKADWPALSAQSISDPKTGSFMGAESCKKCHTYAYSVWSNTKHAHAYESLAKGRPSEAEHWISRIYDPECLACHTTGWDPQKALRHASGFTDMQKTPLLAGQQCENCHGAGSKHVAAEEGWKPGAPVTPEQAAEREALRLTLSRAKTDVCLKCHDGDNSPHFDFDKYWPKVNHSGRKN; translated from the coding sequence GTGATCTTGTTCACTGGTGACATCCACGGTTACCTGGAACCCTGCGGCTGTACGGAAGGCCAGTCCGGCGGGTTTGCCCTGCGGGGAGATTTGCTCCGACAGCTCCGCGAAGAAAAGAAATGGCCCACCACGGCCCTCGACGTCGGCGGCACGCTGAACGACAGCCGCGTCACCTATCCGCAAACGCTCATCAAGTTCTCGATCATCCTCAAAGGCCTGAATGAACTCGGCTATCAGGGGCTGGCGCTGGGGAAGGAAGAGCTGCTGCTCGGGGCACAACAACTGTTCACTGAGTTCACCAACGTCTCCTCTCAGCCAGGCTTTCATGTCCCCTTCCTGGGGAGCAATGTCACGATCTTCGGCTCGAAAGAACTGGGGACGCCGTCCGACACGCGGATCATTGAAGTCGGCGGCCTGAAGATTGGCGTTGCCGCAGTGACGGGGATGTCAACCCGTTCCGCGCTGGAGAACGCTGGCGTGTTGCGAGATCCGAACGAACTTCAGGTGCAGGATCCCCGAACCGTTCTGCCCGGCATGCTTGAGAAATTGAAAGCCGAAAAGCCCGACTTGCTGGTACTGCTCTCAGCCAGCGACATGCAGGAATCGCAGGCTTTGGCGAAAGAGTTTCCCGACTTCAATATCGTGGTCACCTCCGAGAGTGCGGAAGACCCGCGACCTGATCCTGTCTATATTGATAAGACGCTGCTCGTTCAGGTGGGCAAGAAAGGGAAGAATGCGGCTGTGGTCGGCATCCTGCCTGACGGCAAGCTGGAATCGACGGTGATCGAACTCAAGGTCGATCGCTTCAAGGACCTGCCGGAAATGGTCGACCTGATGCGGGAATACCAGGAGCGGCTCAAGGCGGACTGGCCGGCATTGTCGGCCCAGTCGATTTCCGATCCGAAAACCGGTTCGTTCATGGGTGCCGAGTCCTGCAAGAAGTGCCATACCTATGCTTACTCGGTGTGGTCCAACACAAAACACGCCCACGCGTATGAGAGCCTCGCCAAAGGCCGACCGAGCGAAGCAGAACACTGGATCTCGCGAATCTACGATCCGGAATGCCTGGCCTGTCATACCACTGGTTGGGATCCGCAGAAGGCGCTGCGGCATGCGTCCGGCTTTACCGACATGCAGAAGACGCCGCTCCTGGCAGGTCAGCAGTGCGAGAACTGCCATGGCGCCGGTTCAAAGCATGTGGCCGCGGAAGAAGGCTGGAAGCCAGGCGCCCCGGTGACGCCGGAACAAGCCGCTGAACGCGAAGCACTCCGCCTGACGCTGTCTCGCGCGAAGACTGACGTTTGCCTCAAGTGCCACGACGGCGACAACAGCCCGCACTTCGACTTCGACAAATACTGGCCGAAGGTAAATCACTCGGGACGGAAGAATTAA
- a CDS encoding outer membrane beta-barrel protein: MRKIKTRDWLLSLATMLGVASSTYAQDNQYVKQAEAIFGTVEQPLIQQVSHESCTPACDIACDTGCDDACDAAGCGHGYLFGPDEAWDLGDQLFCEDSGWDIGGWSSWGFSTANDGVFATYPGHFQNNQTNLFVEKVADGSEGIGFGGRIDVMYGTDASNTQSFGNKFGVFDFNGGAYGVYGWAIPQLYAEVAYDKLSVKIGHFYTLLGYQVVPATGNFFYSIPYTFNFGEAFTHTGALATYKASDNLTIYGGYTFGWDTGFDQLNGGSSFLGGASVGVTDNVTATYILTAGNLGWIGEGYSHSIVIDYVINDKWEYVFQTDLDSMSNSPNGSGGPGTHYNAAGVNQYLFYTISDTVKAGARVEWWKADGVSMQEMAYGINYKPLANLTLRPEVRYNWSNGVPPFLPTVAPNASSVNNYTNNCLFMMDAVLTF; the protein is encoded by the coding sequence ATGCGGAAAATCAAGACGAGAGACTGGTTGCTCTCTTTGGCAACCATGTTGGGTGTGGCGTCGTCGACGTACGCCCAGGACAATCAGTATGTGAAGCAGGCCGAAGCTATCTTCGGCACTGTCGAACAGCCCCTCATTCAGCAGGTCTCGCACGAGAGCTGCACGCCGGCTTGCGATATCGCTTGCGACACCGGCTGCGATGACGCCTGCGACGCCGCTGGCTGCGGACACGGCTACCTGTTTGGGCCGGACGAAGCCTGGGATCTGGGCGATCAGCTGTTCTGCGAAGACTCAGGTTGGGACATCGGCGGTTGGTCGAGCTGGGGTTTCAGCACCGCCAACGACGGCGTGTTCGCCACCTACCCCGGCCACTTCCAGAACAACCAGACGAACCTGTTCGTCGAAAAGGTTGCTGACGGCAGCGAAGGGATCGGCTTCGGGGGCCGCATCGACGTGATGTACGGTACCGACGCTTCGAACACCCAGTCGTTCGGTAACAAGTTCGGCGTGTTCGACTTCAACGGCGGCGCCTACGGCGTTTACGGCTGGGCGATTCCCCAGTTGTACGCTGAAGTGGCCTACGACAAATTGTCGGTGAAGATCGGTCACTTCTACACGCTGCTGGGCTACCAGGTCGTTCCTGCTACCGGGAACTTCTTCTACAGCATCCCGTACACCTTCAACTTCGGCGAAGCATTCACCCACACCGGTGCCCTCGCCACCTATAAGGCCAGCGATAACCTGACCATTTATGGTGGTTACACCTTCGGATGGGACACCGGCTTCGATCAGTTGAACGGCGGCAGCAGCTTCCTCGGCGGGGCCAGCGTCGGAGTGACGGACAACGTCACCGCGACCTACATCCTCACCGCTGGTAACCTCGGCTGGATCGGCGAAGGCTATTCGCACAGCATCGTGATCGACTATGTCATCAACGATAAGTGGGAATACGTCTTCCAGACAGACCTCGACTCGATGAGCAACTCCCCGAACGGGAGCGGCGGTCCGGGTACGCACTACAACGCCGCTGGCGTGAACCAGTACCTGTTCTACACCATCAGCGACACGGTGAAAGCCGGTGCTCGCGTCGAATGGTGGAAAGCCGACGGCGTCTCGATGCAGGAAATGGCCTACGGTATCAACTACAAGCCGCTGGCCAACCTGACCCTGCGTCCTGAAGTTCGTTACAACTGGTCCAACGGCGTCCCGCCGTTCCTGCCGACCGTTGCCCCGAACGCCTCGTCGGTGAACAACTACACCAACAACTGCCTGTTCATGATGGACGCTGTGCTCACCTTCTAA
- the accD gene encoding acetyl-CoA carboxylase, carboxyltransferase subunit beta, with protein sequence MSTSSDAAQTSAAASPVIPPDQAAARSAAEENQSPRKKRGVPEGLWLRCDACSATIFRKHLDKNYRICPECDYHFYVSASGRIGQLLDEGSFEEWYADMSPLDPLGFADKRSYRDRVVEEQKKTGLKDACVVGRGYLRGRPLVLGLTDTAFIMGSMGSVVGEKLTRATEEATKARLPLVIVSGSGGGARMHEGIFSLMQMAKVSAALGRYHEAGGLFISILTNPTMGGVAASFASLGDIIIAEPKALIGFAGPRVIMATTRQKLPEGLQSSEFLLKHGFVDRIVSRPDLRSELARIIDYCQIRRPAST encoded by the coding sequence ATGAGCACGAGTTCCGACGCCGCACAGACTTCTGCCGCCGCCTCGCCTGTGATCCCGCCTGATCAAGCCGCCGCCAGAAGCGCAGCCGAAGAGAACCAGTCCCCGCGGAAAAAGCGGGGGGTTCCCGAAGGTCTCTGGCTGCGCTGTGACGCCTGTTCGGCCACGATCTTCCGGAAGCACCTCGACAAGAACTATCGAATCTGTCCGGAGTGCGACTATCACTTCTATGTCTCCGCCAGCGGCCGCATTGGCCAGTTGCTGGACGAAGGGAGTTTCGAAGAGTGGTACGCCGACATGTCCCCGCTCGATCCCCTCGGCTTCGCGGATAAACGTTCTTACCGGGATCGCGTCGTTGAAGAACAAAAGAAAACCGGATTGAAAGACGCCTGTGTCGTCGGCCGCGGATATCTTCGCGGACGCCCGCTGGTGCTGGGCCTCACAGACACGGCGTTCATCATGGGAAGTATGGGGTCCGTGGTTGGCGAGAAGCTGACCAGGGCCACCGAAGAAGCAACCAAGGCGCGGCTGCCGCTCGTGATTGTCAGCGGGTCGGGCGGCGGCGCCCGCATGCACGAAGGGATCTTTTCCCTGATGCAGATGGCCAAAGTCTCGGCGGCACTCGGGCGTTATCACGAAGCAGGCGGGCTGTTCATCTCGATTCTGACCAACCCCACCATGGGCGGCGTCGCTGCAAGTTTCGCCTCGCTGGGGGACATCATCATTGCCGAGCCGAAAGCGCTAATCGGCTTTGCCGGTCCGCGCGTGATTATGGCGACGACGAGACAGAAGCTGCCCGAGGGCCTCCAATCGAGCGAGTTCCTGCTGAAGCACGGGTTTGTCGACCGGATTGTTTCGCGGCCGGACCTCCGCAGTGAACTGGCCCGGATCATCGATTACTGCCAGATTCGCCGGCCAGCGTCGACTTGA
- the gap gene encoding type I glyceraldehyde-3-phosphate dehydrogenase, protein MAVTVGINGFGRIGRISLRAMMARPEEFNVVAINDLSDPKALGMLLKYDSVQGRFPGTVTVDGDTLIVNGKKIKVVAEKDPRKLPWKAMGVQVALESTGFFTGRAAGDKPGYDSHLEAGASKVVLSAPAKDKPDLTVVMGVNDSDLKPEHKCVSNASCTTNCLAPMAMVLNNEFGIEKGLMTTVHAYTNDQRVSDQIHSDPYRARAAALNIIPTSTGAAKAVGEVLPALNGKLTGISLRVPVPAGSVTDLVVVLKKDVTTKDVNEAIKAAANGALKGILEYTEDPIVSSDIIGNPHSSIFAGAWTQVIGGNLVKVLSWYDNEYGYSNRTADLIAKMAKL, encoded by the coding sequence GTGGCAGTTACCGTCGGCATTAACGGGTTTGGTCGAATCGGACGTATTTCATTGCGCGCCATGATGGCCCGTCCGGAAGAATTCAATGTGGTCGCGATCAACGATCTGAGTGATCCGAAGGCGCTGGGCATGCTGCTGAAGTATGACAGCGTGCAGGGCCGTTTCCCCGGCACCGTGACCGTTGACGGCGATACGCTCATCGTCAACGGCAAGAAAATCAAAGTGGTGGCCGAGAAAGATCCCCGCAAGCTCCCCTGGAAAGCCATGGGCGTGCAGGTGGCTCTCGAATCGACAGGCTTCTTCACCGGTCGCGCCGCAGGCGATAAGCCGGGTTACGACAGCCATCTCGAAGCGGGCGCCTCGAAAGTGGTGCTCTCCGCTCCGGCCAAAGACAAGCCGGACCTGACCGTGGTGATGGGGGTCAACGACAGCGACCTGAAGCCTGAGCACAAGTGCGTTTCCAACGCCAGCTGCACGACGAACTGTCTCGCGCCGATGGCCATGGTGCTGAACAATGAGTTCGGCATCGAAAAAGGCCTGATGACTACCGTGCATGCCTACACCAACGATCAGCGCGTCTCGGATCAGATCCATAGCGATCCGTACCGTGCCCGCGCTGCGGCGTTGAACATCATCCCCACCTCGACCGGCGCAGCAAAAGCAGTCGGTGAAGTTCTGCCAGCCCTGAACGGCAAGCTGACCGGCATCTCGCTGCGAGTTCCGGTTCCGGCCGGCAGCGTGACCGACCTCGTCGTCGTGTTGAAGAAAGACGTGACGACCAAAGACGTGAACGAAGCGATCAAGGCCGCCGCCAACGGCGCGCTGAAGGGAATTCTCGAATATACCGAAGACCCGATCGTCTCTTCCGACATCATTGGCAACCCGCACAGCAGCATTTTTGCTGGCGCCTGGACTCAGGTCATCGGCGGCAACCTGGTCAAGGTGCTGAGCTGGTACGATAACGAATACGGCTACTCCAACCGGACGGCCGACCTGATTGCAAAGATGGCGAAGCTGTAA
- the rpe gene encoding ribulose-phosphate 3-epimerase codes for MSKPKTRPACPLIAPSLLKCDFGNLESEIARLEDANARTLHWDVMDGHFVPNLSYGAMVIERLRERTELLFDAHLMITDPARWVDDYLRAGCDWVTIHIEACPDPLPVFRKIRDAGKMAGIALNPETPVKSLQACVGECDLVLVMSVHPGFGGQKFIASSTDKIKEVRELFGSDTLISVDGGIGPKTISQVSAAGAEVFVAGSSIFDQPCYESAIREMEELAAGARI; via the coding sequence ATGTCGAAACCGAAAACGCGTCCTGCCTGCCCGTTGATCGCCCCCTCGCTGCTGAAGTGTGACTTCGGCAACCTGGAGAGTGAAATCGCGCGGCTGGAAGACGCCAATGCCCGCACGCTTCACTGGGACGTGATGGATGGTCACTTTGTGCCCAACCTGTCCTACGGCGCCATGGTCATTGAGCGGCTTCGTGAGCGGACGGAACTTCTGTTTGACGCTCATTTAATGATCACAGATCCGGCGCGGTGGGTCGACGACTATCTGCGCGCCGGCTGCGACTGGGTTACAATTCACATTGAAGCCTGTCCCGATCCGCTGCCGGTCTTTCGCAAGATCCGCGACGCGGGGAAAATGGCAGGTATTGCCCTGAACCCGGAAACTCCGGTCAAGTCCTTGCAGGCGTGCGTCGGCGAGTGCGATCTGGTGCTGGTGATGAGCGTTCATCCCGGCTTTGGGGGGCAGAAATTTATTGCCAGCTCGACGGACAAGATCAAAGAGGTCCGCGAGCTGTTTGGATCCGACACGCTGATCTCAGTCGACGGGGGGATTGGTCCCAAAACCATCTCTCAGGTCTCTGCAGCGGGTGCGGAAGTCTTTGTTGCCGGTAGTTCGATCTTTGATCAGCCGTGCTATGAGTCCGCCATCCGCGAGATGGAGGAACTGGCGGCAGGCGCTCGAATCTAG